One genomic region from Candidatus Korarchaeota archaeon NZ13-K encodes:
- the glmS gene encoding glutamine--fructose-6-phosphate transaminase (isomerizing), which produces MCGIAGITRRNAGVISDLLRALKNLEYRGYDSAGIAVSLNGEILVRKGVGTIDQVIGGDPLEDGEVGIGHTRWATHGGVSVENAHPHTSCDGRIALVHNGTLDGFEELREELMARGHSFRSDTDTEVIVHLVEEGIRGGMDPVSALASALGRLGGSYAVAMIVAGMHSIFLARYKSPLVIGLGRGENYCASDVAALLHLTREFIFLEDGELAELTPESIRVWRLMEGRLLEVEKTVERVEWVPQQMDKGSYEHFMLKEIWEQPHILRKIAETVEYYRKFSEKLRLALEGGWLSIVAAGTSLHAGMIGKYYLSRISGLRSEVIIASEFPDWSHHLGEGDVVLAISQSGETADVLEAVRIARRKGARIFSIVNVPGSTLTRLSEDHVFIQAGPEVGVAATKTFTAQVATLYVVSSLISDPDSGADLRRDLEEVSRVILDSMEGLVEEAKDLSKVMKLRRDAFFLGRGVNYPTALEGALKLKEISYIHAEGYAAGEYKHGPLALIEEGVPVIAVIPTETALMSKIVYNLMEVRARGAFTVTIQPPEVSLPSDRRICVDVKDELTSPIVYAVPLQLIAYYTALELGRNPDKPRNLAKSVTVE; this is translated from the coding sequence ATGTGCGGCATAGCCGGGATCACCAGGAGGAACGCTGGAGTGATCTCAGATCTGCTGAGAGCATTGAAGAACTTGGAGTACAGGGGATACGATTCTGCCGGGATTGCGGTATCGCTGAACGGTGAGATCCTCGTGAGGAAGGGGGTCGGGACGATAGATCAGGTGATAGGCGGTGATCCGCTGGAGGATGGTGAGGTCGGGATAGGGCACACCAGGTGGGCGACTCACGGTGGGGTGAGCGTGGAGAACGCCCATCCTCACACATCCTGCGACGGCAGGATAGCCCTGGTTCACAACGGAACATTGGACGGATTTGAGGAGCTCAGAGAGGAGCTGATGGCGAGAGGGCACTCCTTCAGATCGGATACCGATACCGAGGTGATAGTGCATCTGGTGGAGGAGGGCATCAGAGGCGGAATGGATCCCGTGAGCGCGCTGGCCAGCGCGCTAGGAAGGTTGGGGGGAAGCTACGCGGTGGCTATGATAGTGGCCGGTATGCATTCTATCTTCTTGGCCAGGTACAAGAGCCCGCTCGTCATAGGGTTGGGGAGGGGGGAGAACTACTGCGCCTCCGATGTAGCGGCGCTCCTCCACCTGACCAGGGAGTTCATATTCTTGGAGGATGGGGAGCTGGCTGAGCTGACCCCTGAGAGCATCAGGGTCTGGAGGCTGATGGAGGGAAGGCTTTTGGAGGTTGAAAAGACCGTGGAGAGGGTGGAATGGGTTCCTCAGCAGATGGACAAGGGGAGCTATGAGCACTTCATGCTGAAGGAGATATGGGAGCAGCCTCACATATTGAGGAAGATAGCCGAGACCGTTGAGTACTACAGGAAGTTCTCAGAGAAGCTGAGGCTTGCCCTAGAAGGAGGATGGCTCTCAATAGTGGCAGCTGGCACATCTCTGCACGCTGGCATGATAGGGAAGTATTACCTCTCCAGGATCTCCGGCCTTAGGTCTGAAGTGATTATAGCATCCGAGTTCCCGGACTGGTCGCACCACCTGGGCGAGGGCGACGTCGTTCTGGCCATAAGCCAGTCTGGGGAGACCGCCGACGTCTTGGAAGCCGTGAGGATCGCCAGGAGGAAGGGGGCGAGGATCTTCTCGATAGTGAACGTACCGGGGAGCACCCTAACGAGGCTCTCAGAGGATCACGTCTTCATACAGGCGGGTCCCGAGGTGGGGGTGGCCGCCACAAAGACCTTCACGGCCCAGGTGGCCACGCTGTATGTGGTATCATCCCTCATATCCGACCCCGATTCCGGTGCTGATTTGAGGAGGGACCTCGAGGAGGTCTCCAGGGTGATCTTGGACAGCATGGAGGGGCTCGTTGAGGAGGCCAAGGATCTGTCCAAGGTCATGAAGCTCAGGAGGGATGCCTTCTTCCTCGGCAGGGGGGTGAACTACCCGACGGCCCTGGAGGGCGCCCTCAAGCTGAAGGAGATAAGCTACATACACGCCGAGGGTTACGCGGCTGGGGAGTACAAGCACGGACCCCTAGCGCTCATAGAGGAGGGAGTGCCGGTCATAGCGGTGATCCCAACCGAGACGGCCCTGATGAGCAAGATAGTGTACAACCTGATGGAGGTGAGGGCCAGGGGGGCCTTCACGGTAACGATCCAACCGCCTGAGGTGAGCCTACCATCCGATAGGAGGATC